The following are encoded together in the Iodobacter fluviatilis genome:
- the pssA gene encoding CDP-diacylglycerol--serine O-phosphatidyltransferase codes for MLFETNRSYLASLPRFSQDPAHFQTLLSTEDFREKLLDLISKAQSRIYITALYLQEDEAGAQILAALYAARASKPDLDIRIFVDWHRAQRGLIGAGAQAGNAAWYQKERLNHELNVPIYGVPAQTRELFGVLHLKGFVFDDTVVYSGASLNNVYLHVGDRYRYDRYHIIKNVALADSMVNFLQGEFLNSSAVYRLDLDTIPSTKQISPEIRQFRQRLKSAHYATHHAQDEVTGLGITPVVGVGKRNSLNRLIIKLLGAAQNRVQICTPYFNLPRTVIKEINRLLQRGVKVDIIVGEKKANDFYIPEGEPFKTIGALPYLYETHLRRFAKLHQLDIYRGQLNLMLWNDPGHSYHLKGIWIDDDYILLTGNNLNPRAFSLDLENALLIHDPKHELKAQLQTEKDMIAKNTKRINYYRELETLLDYPPPVKKLLTRLSRFRADRLVSRLL; via the coding sequence ATGCTTTTTGAAACTAATCGCTCATATTTGGCGTCTTTGCCGCGTTTTTCACAAGACCCAGCTCATTTCCAAACCTTACTAAGTACCGAAGACTTTCGCGAGAAGTTACTCGATCTAATTAGTAAGGCACAATCGCGTATTTATATTACCGCGCTATATTTGCAAGAGGATGAGGCGGGGGCGCAGATTTTAGCGGCGCTATATGCGGCCCGTGCTAGCAAGCCTGATTTAGACATCCGTATTTTTGTAGATTGGCATCGCGCTCAGCGCGGCCTCATTGGTGCGGGAGCGCAGGCAGGTAATGCGGCTTGGTATCAAAAAGAGCGCTTAAATCACGAGCTAAATGTGCCTATTTATGGCGTGCCTGCGCAAACGCGCGAGCTATTTGGTGTACTGCATTTAAAGGGCTTTGTTTTTGACGATACCGTGGTTTATAGCGGTGCCAGTTTAAATAATGTGTATTTACATGTTGGTGATCGCTATCGTTATGATCGCTACCATATTATTAAAAATGTGGCTTTAGCGGATAGTATGGTTAATTTTTTACAGGGCGAATTCTTAAATAGCAGCGCTGTTTATCGCTTAGATTTAGATACGATTCCTAGTACTAAACAAATTAGTCCAGAGATTCGCCAATTTCGTCAGCGGCTTAAATCAGCGCATTACGCAACACACCATGCCCAAGATGAAGTGACCGGTTTGGGTATTACTCCTGTTGTGGGCGTTGGTAAGCGTAATTCATTAAATCGGTTGATTATTAAATTACTAGGCGCAGCGCAAAACCGCGTACAAATTTGCACGCCTTACTTTAATTTGCCTAGAACGGTGATTAAAGAAATTAATCGCCTGCTGCAAAGAGGCGTGAAGGTGGATATTATTGTTGGCGAGAAAAAAGCCAATGATTTTTACATTCCAGAAGGCGAACCATTTAAAACTATTGGTGCATTGCCTTATTTGTACGAAACGCATTTACGCCGCTTTGCTAAGTTGCACCAATTAGATATTTATCGTGGTCAGCTTAATTTAATGCTCTGGAATGATCCGGGTCATAGCTACCATCTAAAAGGTATTTGGATTGATGATGATTATATTCTGCTAACAGGTAATAATTTAAACCCACGTGCGTTTAGCTTAGATCTGGAAAACGCACTGTTAATCCATGATCCTAAGCACGAGCTAAAAGCGCAGTTGCAAACAGAAAAAGACATGATTGCTAAAAATACCAAGCGTATAAATTATTACCGTGAGCTGGAAACATTATTGGATTACCCCCCCCCGGTTAAAAAATTATTAACTCGGCTGTCGCGTTTTAGGGCCGATCGATTAGTCTCTAGATTGCTTTAA
- the pncB gene encoding nicotinate phosphoribosyltransferase, with product MSGFAPVIESLLDTDLYKFTMMQEILHHQPETQAAYAFKCRNAPERPLAALQAELEAQLDHLCSLRFSEAELAYLAKLRFIKSDFVDFLRLFQLQRRFISITAQGEDLDIRVTGPMLYCMLFEIYVLSIVNELYFRQVPQAAALAIGREYLQAKLKALNTLSQQPMPANPFVFFDFGTRRRFSRVWHAEMVGILVKQAAPYFRGTSNVLLAMQYGVTPIGTMAHEYMQAFQCFGSRLRDFQTNALEHWVREYRGDLGIALTDVVGTDAFLRDFDLYFCKLFDGLRHDSGDPYEWGEKVIAHYIKMNIDYGTKQLVFSDGLTLEKSIALYRHFAPRTRTGFGIGTHLSNDCGQVPLQIVMKLVACNGQPVAKVSDTAGKGMCEDENFLNYLCDVFQITHR from the coding sequence ATGTCAGGTTTTGCGCCCGTCATTGAATCATTATTAGATACCGACTTGTATAAATTCACCATGATGCAAGAAATACTGCACCATCAGCCTGAAACGCAGGCAGCTTATGCATTTAAGTGCCGTAATGCCCCTGAGCGGCCTTTGGCTGCATTGCAAGCTGAGTTAGAAGCACAGCTAGATCATCTCTGCTCTTTGCGTTTTAGTGAGGCAGAACTAGCCTATTTAGCTAAATTACGTTTTATTAAATCTGACTTTGTTGATTTCTTACGTTTGTTTCAATTGCAGCGGCGTTTTATTAGCATTACAGCACAAGGTGAGGATTTAGATATTCGCGTTACAGGGCCAATGTTGTATTGCATGTTATTTGAAATTTATGTCTTATCGATTGTGAATGAGCTGTATTTTAGGCAAGTACCGCAAGCTGCAGCCCTTGCTATTGGCCGCGAGTATTTACAGGCTAAATTAAAGGCATTAAATACTTTATCGCAGCAGCCTATGCCCGCTAACCCCTTTGTGTTTTTTGATTTTGGCACAAGGCGACGCTTTTCTAGGGTGTGGCATGCAGAAATGGTCGGCATTTTAGTAAAACAGGCTGCTCCTTATTTTCGCGGTACTAGTAATGTATTGCTGGCTATGCAATATGGTGTAACGCCCATTGGCACGATGGCGCATGAATATATGCAAGCATTTCAGTGCTTTGGATCGCGGCTGCGTGATTTTCAAACCAATGCACTAGAGCATTGGGTACGTGAATACCGTGGGGATCTAGGTATCGCCCTCACTGATGTGGTGGGCACGGATGCATTCTTACGTGATTTTGATCTGTATTTCTGCAAACTCTTTGATGGATTGCGACATGATTCGGGTGATCCTTACGAATGGGGCGAGAAAGTAATTGCCCATTATATTAAAATGAATATTGATTACGGTACCAAGCAATTGGTGTTTAGCGATGGCTTAACTTTAGAAAAATCGATTGCGCTTTATCGCCATTTTGCGCCTAGAACCCGCACCGGTTTTGGCATTGGCACCCATTTATCCAATGATTGCGGCCAAGTGCCACTGCAAATTGTGATGAAATTAGTGGCTTGTAATGGCCAACCCGTAGCAAAGGTAAGTGATACAGCGGGTAAAGGGATGTGTGAGGATGAAAATTTTTTGAATTATCTCTGTGATGTTTTTCAAATTACCCATCGCTAA